The following DNA comes from Octopus sinensis linkage group LG5, ASM634580v1, whole genome shotgun sequence.
ttcCATCTTTCTGCTACAGATTTGATAATTTTTCAGCATTTTgttctatcaatttatttatttcttcattattgttgttgttttaacatccacttttccatgctcacatgaatCAGATGGAGCTTatcaaagcagattttctatggctagtgTTGCTGTCAGTCacaaaccttcacctgtttctgaACAAAGATTTATTTCTCCAGGGCCAGAAATTGTTTTCGcaaaaataatggaaatgaatgacattcatttacaacaatcacacaatgacaagacaagacacacacacacacaatgggcttctttcactctcaaggttttggtcaatcTGGAGATATGTATTAGGACTGAATCCAAAAACATTAATAATgtgatttttttaatacttcttttatttttcaaaattaagataaatctaaaatatactctccttcatcttccacaatgctcttctatccatttggtagacttgcaaggtccctcttccaaaattcacttgtccatgacgaaaaatactccttcagtactgttctggcctcgtctatagaattcatattttttctgtccaaatgattttgaagactgcggaataaatgataatcagatggagcaatgtctggcaaatatggtggctggggcattgtttcccatgaaactgttccagcctttggaatgtcatccttgttgTATATAGCCGAGCATTATCTCGATGGAAGAACATTTTAACTTTTAACAAGGGTGGAAGGTTTGAGAGCCAGATCTCATCAAGTCTGTTACATGGATCCCAAGCAAGAGCTTTGCAGATGTGAAAGTCTTTTTGGGAGTCTACTATGTATGATCCAAGATATTTGAAGTCGTCAACGTTTTTGATTGATATATTATTGAGCGATTTAAGTTCAGTTAACTTGGAGGAGGTTGTGATAAACTCTGTCTTATTCTCATTGCAGTAAAGGCCGACCTGGTTTGCTGCTTTCTCCAGTGCTTGTAACAAAGATTCTGCATCTTTAATACAATGGGATATCAAGGCAAGATCGTCAGCAAAGTCAAGATCAGTTACATATTGTGCGCAATGTTGACTGCTCTGGCGAGGTTTCAAAAGGAGTTCCTTTTCCTCCATACCATCTAGAGAAATTTGTAGGGCATAGTTGAGAACAATGATGAAcaagaaaagagagagtgtgtcaCTCTGCAGAACACCTGCTTCAGCTTCAAAGAAATGAGCCTCTCTATCAGGAGATATAACTGTG
Coding sequences within:
- the LOC115212131 gene encoding uncharacterized protein LOC115212131, with the translated sequence MKKFNKSITICFVDFCKTFDSISRDLMFKILALYGIPPRIVGAIRAQYTNTTATVISPDREAHFFEAEAGVLQSDTLSLFLFIIVLNYALQISLDGMEEKELLLKPRQSSQHCAQYVTDLDFADDLALISHCIKDAESLLQALEKAANQVGLYCNENKTEFITTSSKLTELKSLNNISIKNVDDFKYLGSYIVDSQKDFHICKALAWDPFLLEAYLTNRHLEVSF